A window from Cryptomeria japonica chromosome 1, Sugi_1.0, whole genome shotgun sequence encodes these proteins:
- the LOC131074887 gene encoding UDP-glycosyltransferase 73B3: MAESKHVVMFPFMAQGHFIPFLSLANALISRGLTVSFLTTTANVSKLQSQVVGSSIRFVPLSLPPIHGLPPSCESTDTLSLIGSQLLFVSTHKLSQPFEEWLEQIMAEPSQKPACIISDVFLPWTAQSASKFGISRVVFHTTGAMGASLLQYLFTNPVSDIISERQVIEIRDHCINVNLRRSQLPPMLRSELSVLLISVNPGDVSIQQAYGSAKESCDATLVNTFGELEAEYVQYLEESSGKPVWSIAHPLHRSEHGVDNESACIRWLDTQKQNSVLYVSFGSQAFLSEDQTKALARGIAASKQHFIWTIKDPVGSNINSCNFLPEDFIEETKDRGMVIHGWVPQLLILSHPATAFFMTHCGWNSILESISAGVPMVVWPMAFDQFINAKLVTEQLGLGLQICEEFNAIPSSDIVENTVKAAMGTKIGEDMRLRALKIKESVREASCKSSGTEGFVSYVLGLS; the protein is encoded by the coding sequence ATGGCAGAAAGTAAACATGTAGTAATGTTCCCTTTCATGGCACAGGGCCATTTCATTCCCTTCCTCAGCTTGGCTAACGCTCTTATTTCCCGAGGCCTCACCGTCAGCTTCCTCACCACCACAGCCAATGTCTCCAAATTGCAATCCCAGGTGGTCGGATCCTCTATTCGTTTTGTTCCTCTTTCTCTCCCGCCCATCCATGGCCTCCCCCCCTCCTGCGAAAGCACTGATACTCTTTCCCTAATCGGGAGCCAGTTGCTGTTTGTCTCTACGCACAAGCTTTCCCAGCCGTTTGAAGAATGGCTGGAGCAGATCATGGCAGAGCCCTCACAGAAGCCCGCTTGCATCATAAGCGACGTTTTCTTACCCTGGACAGCACAATCGGCTTCCAAATTTGGGATTTCGCGTGTTGTCTTTCACACCACAGGAGCCATGGGGGCTTCTCTTCTGCAATATCTCTTCACCAATCCGGTCTCGGATATAATAAGTGAACGCCAAGTCATAGAGATTCGCGATCACTGTATCAATGTGAATCTGAGGCGTTCGCAGTTGCCTCCAATGTTGAGAAGCGAATTGAGCGTATTGTTAATTTCTGTTAACCCTGGGGATGTCTCGATTCAGCAGGCCTATGGCTCGGCCAAAGAAAGCTGCGATGCAACGCTTGTCAATACTTTTGGCGAGCTCGAAGCAGAGTATGTTCAGTATTTAGAGGAATCCTCGGGTAAACCCGTTTGGAGCATAGCCCATCCTCTACACAGATCCGAACATGGGGTCGACAATGAGTCAGCGTGCATCCGCTGGCTGGACACCCAAAAGCAAAACTCCGTCCTTTACGTCTCGTTTGGATCTCAGGCCTTTCTTTCGGAAGACCAAACGAAAGCCCTTGCTAGAGGCATCGCAGCCAGTAAACAGCATTTCATTTGGACAATTAAAGACCCAGTTGGAAGCAACATTAATTCCTGTAACTTTCTTCCAGAGGATTTCATCGAAGAAACGAAAGACAGGGGAATGGTAATCCATGGGTGGGTGCCTCAGCTGTTGATTCTGTCACATCCTGCGACTGCGTTTTTTATGACGCACTGTGGCTGGAATTCCATATTAGAGAGTATAAGTGCTGGAGTTCCAATGGTGGTCTGGCCCATGGCGTTCGATCAATTTATAAACGCAAAATTGGTAACTGAGCAGTTGGGTCTTGGACTGCAGATCTGCGAGGAATTCAATGCCATTCCCAGTAGTGATATTGTGGAAAACACAGTGAAGGCGGCCATGGGAACAAAAATTGGGGAAGATATGCGTCTGCGGGCCCTGAAAATTAAGGAATCCGTTCGTGAAGCGTCCTGCAAGTCAAGCGGTACAGAAGGTTTCGTATCTTATGTCCTCGGTCTTAGCTGA